One part of the Vicia villosa cultivar HV-30 ecotype Madison, WI linkage group LG6, Vvil1.0, whole genome shotgun sequence genome encodes these proteins:
- the LOC131612892 gene encoding uncharacterized protein LOC131612892 has translation MDEYWKRSGQIPAFGNWDFANELPITQYFENARQAGLIRYSSSSGDTDPYLRGEQDLYAVDFKKPVGKPTRNRETRMRKQGKVYDETEYPRKAMSKKKTLHENDVVVCKASLPTRVPKPVDEDLYKISPELLRKTKRKKMLGFISMCLVPTACVS, from the exons ATGGAT GAATATTGGAAGAGAAGTGGACAAATACCAGCTTTTGGAAACTGGGATTTCGCAAATGAGTTGCCAATAACTCAATATTTCGAGAATGCAAGACAAGCTGGTTTGATTCGTTACAGTTCTTCTTCCGGTGACACTGATCCTTACCTGCGTGGAGAACAAGATCTTTATGCGGTTGATTTTAAGAAACCAGTGGGAAAG CCGACGAGGAATAGAGAAACAAGAATGAGAAAACAGGGCAAAGTGTACGACGAAACAGAATATCCAAGGAAGGCAATGAGCAAGAAGAAGACATTACATGAAAACGACGTCGTCGTTTGTAAGGCTTCTTTACCAACCAGAGTTCCAAAACCAGTTGACGAAGATCTTTACAAAATTTCTCCTGAACTACTTCGCAAAACCAAGAGG AAGAAAATGTTGGGTTTCATTTCCATGTGTCTTGTGCCTACTGCCTGTGTTTCATGA
- the LOC131612893 gene encoding uncharacterized protein LOC131612893, with protein MDEYCKRSGQIPAFGNWDFANELPITQYFENARQAGLIRYSSSSGETDPYVRGEQDLYIVDYKKPVGKETRNRETRMRKQSKVYDVTEYPGKQTMNKKKTLHVNDVVCKAPLPTRVPKPVDEDLYKISPQLLRTTKRKKMLGFISKCLVPTACVS; from the exons ATGGAT GAATATTGTAAGAGAAGTGGTCAAATACCAGCTTTTGGTAACTGGGATTTCGCGAATGAGTTGCCAATAACTCAATACTTTGAGAATGCAAGACAAGCTGGTTTGATTCGTTACagttcttcttctggtgaaactgATCCATATGTGCGTGGAGAGCAAGATCTGTATATAGTTGATTATAAGAAACCGGTTGGAAAG GAGACGAGGAACAGAGAAACAAGAATGAGAAAACAGAGCAAAGTGTACGATGTAACGGAATATCCAGGGAAGCAGACAATGAACAAGAAGAAGACATTACATGTAAACGACGTCGTTTGTAAGGCTCCTTTACCAACAAGAGTTCCAAAACCAGTTGACGAAGATCTCTATAAGATTTCTCCTCAACTTCTTCGCACAACCAAACGG AAAAAAATGTTGGGCTTCATTTCCAAGTGTCTGGTGCCTACTGCTTGTGTTTCATGA